One Candidatus Nitronauta litoralis genomic window, AAGGGCGGCAAAATGGGAAACATCACCTTGGCCGGAATTCTCTCCGGAAAAGGCGAAGCGAAGAGCCCGGAAAAGTAACCTGAACTGGATACCGCGCAGGAGAACGGTTAACCACACACCGGTTCCGACCAGCAGGACCAGTAACCACGGGCCCCATAGCATGTCGCGCACCGCAGCAATGGATTGCGTTAGAGATTCCATTAATTATTACGAGGAAAACAACAGGAGGGTTTACTTGCCGGCAGATTTTTGGCCTTGCCCGGTTTTTTCTTTTTTCTCTTTCTCTTCTTTCTCTTTTTGTTTTTCTTCTGATTTCTTTCTTGCTTCTTCAAGGTCGTTGATCAGACTCTGGTTGCCGGAGACTTCTGATTTGACTCGTTTGATTGTATTGGCTGCGCTCAGCTTCCTCATCCAGTTTGGGTTTTCTTCAGCGGCTTTTAGGGTTGCGTCGATATGGGCCACTACTTTTTGAATGGAGGGAACGCTGGTACCCCCCAGAGCCGATTTGGCTCTTTGCCGTTCAGAATTCAGCGCAGTGAATTTTTTTCCGAAAGCTCTCAGGCCAGTAGGGGTGTGATAAGAGGTTTCTTCGGTTTTGGCAAATTCCTTTT contains:
- a CDS encoding DUF4124 domain-containing protein, translating into MSFKKITACVMFVLLSGVFSGLNESAFAGVIKWKDDQGKTHFTNDISKVPRKYRDQGKMKNIRTSATKRGPGPASEGSNEEKTDDGILSKEDLGRIQQAINFLKKEKEFAKTEETSYHTPTGLRAFGKKFTALNSERQRAKSALGGTSVPSIQKVVAHIDATLKAAEENPNWMRKLSAANTIKRVKSEVSGNQSLINDLEEARKKSEEKQKEKEEKEKKEKTGQGQKSAGK